TGATGAGCGAGCACAAGGGCGTGCCGCGCGGCACCCTGCTGCGGCCGATGGTCGACGGGCTGGAGGCGGCGCGGCGCCAGGACATGCTGCGGGCCGACCACTTCCTGCATCTGCGCTGCGAGGTCGCCGACCCGCATGTGCTGGACTACCTGTCGGTTCTGGTCGAGGACCCGGCGGTGCGGCTGCTCTCGATCATGGATCACACGCCGGGCCAGCGGCAGTACGCCCAGGTCGAGAAGTGGCGCCAGGCCAATCGCCATCGCTACAGCGAGGCGGAGCTGGACGTGCTGATGAAGGAGCGCCAGGCGGCGCAGGAGGCGCATGCCCACCGGCACCGCCTCGCCATCGCCGAGCTCGCCGCCCGCCGCGGCGTGGCGCTGGCCAGCCATGACGACGAGACTCCGGCCCATGTCGACGAGGCGGTGTCGCTCGGCGTCTCGATCTCTGAGTTCCCGACCACCGCGAGCGCGGCGGAGGCGGCGCGCAGCCATGGCCTGTCGATCCTGATGGGCGCCCCGAACGTGGTCCGCGGCGGCTCGCACAGCGGCAATGTCGGGGCGGCGGATCTGTCGGCGGCCGGGCTGCTCGACATCCTCGCCTCGGACTATGTGCCGATCAGCATGCTGCATGCCGTCTGCCTGCTGGCCGAGGCGCCGGTCGGGCTCGGCCTGCCGGGGGCGGTGGCGCTGGTCAGCGCCAATCCGGCCAAGGCTGCGGGGCTGGACGACCGCGGCCGTATCGCGCCCGGGCTGCGGGCCGACCTGGTCCGCT
The sequence above is drawn from the Inquilinus sp. Marseille-Q2685 genome and encodes:
- a CDS encoding alpha-D-ribose 1-methylphosphonate 5-triphosphate diphosphatase — protein: MSTELIFSNARIVTPEAVVTGTLRVEDGRITGVEQGASRAGDDADGDYLIPGLIDLHTDHLERHIAPRPGVMWNSVSAALAHDAQVATAGITTVFDSLSLMSEHKGVPRGTLLRPMVDGLEAARRQDMLRADHFLHLRCEVADPHVLDYLSVLVEDPAVRLLSIMDHTPGQRQYAQVEKWRQANRHRYSEAELDVLMKERQAAQEAHAHRHRLAIAELAARRGVALASHDDETPAHVDEAVSLGVSISEFPTTASAAEAARSHGLSILMGAPNVVRGGSHSGNVGAADLSAAGLLDILASDYVPISMLHAVCLLAEAPVGLGLPGAVALVSANPAKAAGLDDRGRIAPGLRADLVRFRLIDGVPHIRGVWRAGQRVA